In Pseudomonas fluorescens, one genomic interval encodes:
- the fdhD gene encoding formate dehydrogenase accessory sulfurtransferase FdhD — MLCHVESNTEPNTEPNAPAPQPSQVAFREYLPYAPLSHVALAAEIALAITFNGLSQAVMMVSPGNLEDFIRGFSLSNAIIDSVDEIYDIHLTHFDQACQADMQISSRAFWALKDHRRQMAGTSGCGICGVEALEQALPQLQILQPCALPPAAHFDGIRQRIEQAQQLARSSGALHAALYFDASGEALLCREDIGRHNALDKLIGAMQIADVDARQGFVVVTSRCSLELIHKAVRARLGTLVSLSAPTALTVRWALKHRLNLIHVPHRNAPRIYSPIQELSP; from the coding sequence ATGCTCTGCCACGTCGAATCCAACACCGAACCAAACACCGAACCCAACGCCCCCGCCCCGCAACCCTCACAGGTGGCGTTTCGCGAATACCTGCCGTACGCCCCGCTCTCGCACGTCGCCCTGGCCGCGGAGATCGCCCTGGCGATCACCTTCAACGGCCTGAGCCAGGCGGTGATGATGGTCTCGCCCGGCAACCTTGAAGATTTCATCCGGGGCTTCAGCCTGAGCAACGCGATCATCGACAGCGTCGACGAGATCTACGATATCCATCTGACGCATTTCGATCAGGCCTGCCAGGCCGACATGCAGATTTCCAGTCGGGCCTTCTGGGCGCTGAAAGATCATCGTCGGCAGATGGCCGGCACCAGCGGCTGCGGCATCTGTGGCGTCGAGGCGCTGGAGCAGGCGTTGCCGCAACTGCAGATTCTGCAACCCTGCGCCCTGCCGCCGGCCGCGCATTTCGATGGCATCCGCCAGCGTATTGAACAGGCTCAGCAACTGGCCCGCAGCAGCGGCGCCCTGCACGCGGCGCTGTACTTCGATGCCAGCGGTGAGGCGCTGTTGTGCCGCGAAGACATTGGCCGGCACAACGCCCTCGACAAGCTGATCGGCGCGATGCAAATCGCTGACGTCGATGCGCGCCAGGGCTTCGTGGTGGTCACCAGCCGTTGCAGCCTGGAGCTGATCCACAAAGCCGTGCGCGCCCGCCTCGGCACCCTTGTCAGCCTGTCCGCCCCCACCGCGTTGACCGTGCGCTGGGCGCTCAAGCATCGGCTCAATCTGATCCATGTGCCGCACCGCAACGCCCCCCGAATCTACAGCCCGATCCAGGAGCTTTCGCCATGA
- the moaC gene encoding cyclic pyranopterin monophosphate synthase MoaC: MSNTLTHLDDQGRANMVDVSDKAATRREATAQAWVQMRPETLQMIQANGHPKGDVFAVARIAGIQAAKRTHELIPLCHALLLSSIHVELKACEPDRVQITSTCRLTGQTGVELEALTAASVAALTIYDMCKAVDRAMVIGDIRLLSKQGGRSGHFQWENAQ; this comes from the coding sequence ATGAGCAACACCCTCACCCACCTCGACGATCAGGGCCGCGCCAACATGGTCGATGTCAGCGACAAAGCCGCGACTCGCCGCGAAGCGACGGCGCAAGCCTGGGTGCAGATGCGCCCGGAAACGCTGCAGATGATCCAGGCCAACGGTCACCCCAAGGGCGACGTTTTCGCCGTGGCGCGCATCGCCGGAATCCAGGCGGCCAAACGCACCCACGAACTGATCCCGCTATGCCATGCGCTGCTGCTCAGCTCGATTCACGTTGAACTCAAGGCCTGCGAACCGGACCGCGTGCAGATCACCAGCACCTGCCGCCTCACCGGCCAGACCGGCGTCGAACTTGAAGCCCTGACCGCCGCCAGCGTCGCGGCGCTGACCATTTACGACATGTGCAAAGCGGTGGACCGGGCCATGGTCATCGGCGACATCCGCCTGCTGAGCAAACAGGGCGGACGCTCCGGGCATTTTCAATGGGAGAAC